From Anopheles funestus chromosome 3RL, idAnoFuneDA-416_04, whole genome shotgun sequence, a single genomic window includes:
- the LOC125767814 gene encoding flotillin-1 isoform X2, with the protein MVWGFVTCGPNEALVVSGCCHMKPLLVPGGRAFVWPSIQRVQRISLNTMTLQVESPTVYTSQGVPISVTGIAQVKIQGQNEDMLLTACEQFLGKPEAEIQHIALVTLEGHQRAIMGSMTVEEIYKDRKKFSKQVFEVASSDLVNMGITVVSYTLKDIRDEEGYLKSLGMARTAEVKRDARIGEAEARCDATIKEAIAEEQRMAARFLNDTEIAKAQRDFELKKAVYDVEVQTKKAEAEMAYELQAAKTKQRIKEEQMQIKVVERTQEIAVQEQEMQRRERELEATIRRPAEAEKYKLEKLAEANKTRVILEAEAEAEAIKVRGEAEAFAIAAKSKAEAEQMAKKAEAWREYREAAMVDMLLETLPKVAAEVAAPLSQAKKITMVSSGNGEVGAVKLTGEVLQIVNKIPDLVKSITGVDISRSVHAG; encoded by the exons ATGGTTTGGGGGTTTGTTACTTGCGGCCCGAACGAGGCCTTGGTGGTATCAG GATGCTGCCACATGAAGCCACTGTTGGTTCCCGGTGGACGGGCTTTTGTTTGGCCATCGATTCAACGCGTGCAGAG AATCTCACTCAACACCATGACACTGCAGGTGGAAAGCCCGACCGTGTACACTAGTCAGGGTGTACCGATCTCCGTAACCGGGATCGCGCAAGTGAAGATCCAGGGCCAGAACGAGGATATGCTGCTGACTGCGTGCGAGCAGTTTCTTGGCAAACCGGAAGCTGAAATTCAGCACATTGCCCTTGTGACACTCGAGGGACATCAGCGTGCCATTATGGGTTCGATGACGGTTGAGGAGATCTACAAGGATCGCAAGAAATTCTCGAAACAAGTGTTCGAGGTCGCTTCGTCCGATCTGGTAAACATGGGTATTACCGTAGTGTCCTACACGCTCAAGGATATTCGCGACGAGGAG ggaTACCTGAAAAGCCTCGGTATGGCCCGTACGGCGGAAGTGAAGCGTGACGCGCGTATCGGCGAAGCGGAGGCGCGTTGCGATGCGACAATCAAGGAAGCGATCGCCGAGGAGCAACGGATGGCAGCCCGCTTCCTGAACGATACCGAGATCGCGAAGGCTCAGCGCGATTTCGAACTGAAGAAGGCCGTGTACGACGTTGAGGTGCAGACTAAGAAGGCCGAAGCGGAGATGGCATATGAGCTGCAGGCAGCTAAGACGAAGCAGCGCATCAAGGAAGAACAGATGCAGATTAAGGTGGTCGAGCGTACGCAGGAGATTGCCGTACAGGAGCAGGAAATGCAACGTCGAGAGCGCGAACTGGAAGCCACCATCCGTCGGCCAGCCGAAGCAGAAAAGTACAAGCTGGAAAAGTTGGCTGAAGCCAACAAGACGCGCGTCATACTCGAAGCAGAAGCTGAAGCAGAAGCG ATAAAGGTACGCGGAGAAGCTGAAGCGTTTGCTATTGCGGCTAAATCGAAGGCCGAAGCGGAACAGATGGCAAAGAAGGCAGAAGCCTGGAGAGAGTATCGTGAAGCAGCCATGGTGGACATGCTGCTCGAAACACTGCCTAAG gTTGCTGCTGAAGTCGCGGCACCACTGTCACAGGCGAAGAAAATTACAATGGTGTCTAGCGGTAACGGTGAGGTCGGTGCTGTGAAGCTGACCGGTGAAGTGTTACAAATCGTGAACAAGATCCCGGATCTGGTCAAGTCGATCACCGGGGTTGATATTTCGCGG TCCGTACACGCTGGTTAA
- the LOC125767835 gene encoding uncharacterized protein LOC125767835, producing MDISRILQSLSLWLILVTIVHAGNGSFVELDQRIAAVRDLLVHLDRSRQLLVLTCWSPSVRYALWQTIRKHTNHSSTISVRFGPVDTRHLPWHERNQHQTVIVVDLSCPGTDILLENANQLLYYRVRWIVLESVYDESTINGWKSCTKDSLLDRLPLLISNELFYFCTDVATGRHLVRQQYRLSAASSSTPIYETFGVWEPELGIHLESPIVRAPVTSVRRQNFQQFQLRASLVILHNETLNHLDDLHNKHIDTISRVNYLLTKSVAHALNATVRFTIVDTWGYRDQETDRYNGMIGELQSDLADLGGTSMFFTQDRIKAVDFLSMTASTRASFVFRAPKLSFTDNVFVLPFDQYVWYCTVSFILLSGLLLLVVLRTEQRYNVSTSAERNSTTTVTGLSDTLLNVFGTTCQQGSFIEPKTAPSRCLILLCLVVLMFLYASYSANIVALIQSPSTKIQTLEDLLASRLRTGAEDTVYNQYYFRHETEPIRKALYERKMRNKDGTENFLPLAQGVELVRQGHYAFHVEQGVCYKVISETFQEEEKCGLQEVEYLKVIEPYYAVQKNSSFREPVRINLFKLREFGIQGRENTLLYTKKPRCVGGSSFIPVSIVDVWPALVTLGWGYFLTITMLVTEHLWIRLRGRVLPTDGYFQQ from the exons ATGGACATTAGTCGGATTCTTCAATCGCTTTCGCTGTGGCTAATTTTGGTGACCATAGTGCACGCTGGAAATGGATCGTTTGTAGAGCTCGATCAGCGCATTGCGGCAGTAAGAGATCTTTTGGTACATCTGGATCGTTCCCGACAGCTTCTGGTGCTAACCTGTTGGTCGCCCTCGGTTCGATATGCGCTCTGGCAAACTATCCGCAAACACACGAACCACTCCAGCACCATATCCGTTCGGTTCGGCCCGGTTGACACACGCCATCTTCCCTGGCACGAACGTAATCAACATCAAACCGTGATCGTAGTCGATCTTTCCTGTCCCGGAACAGACATTCTTCTTGAAAATGCCAATCAATTGCTTTATTACCGTGTCCGTTGGATCGTGCTAGAAAGTGTCTATGACGAGAGCACTATCAATGGTTGGAAAAGCTGTACTAAAGATTCGCTGCTCGATCGACTTCCGCTGTTGATCAGCAATGAGCTGTTTTATTTCTGCACCGACGTCGCAACCGGACGCCACCTGGTACGACAACAGTATCGTCTATCCGCTGCAAGCTCTTCAACTCCGATTTACGAAACATTTGGTGTTTGGGAGCCGGAACTTGGCATTCACTTGGAGTCTCCTATCGTACGAGCTCCGGTAACATCGGTGAGaaggcaaaattttcaacaatttcaaCTGCGTGCTTCTCTCGTCATTCTTCACAATGAAACGCTTAACCACCTGGATGATCTTCA TAATAAACATATTGACACGATCTCACGCGTGAACTACCTGCTCACGAAATCGGTCGCACACGCACTGAATGCGACGGTAAGGTTCACCATCGTAGATACGTGGGGATATCGGGATCAGGAAACGGATCGCTACAATGGTATGATCGGTGAGCTGCAAAGCGATCTTGCCGATCTAGGCGGTACGTCTATGTTCTTCACGCAGGATCGCATCAAGGCGGTGGATTTTCTTTCGATGACCGCTTCAACACGGGCtagttttgtgtttcgagCACCAAAACTTTCCTTTACCGATAACGTGTTTGTGCTGCCGTTCGATCAGTACGTCTGGTACTGTACGGTTAGTTTCATCCTGTTGTCcggactgttgctgctggtggtacTGCGAACCGAGCAGCGATATAATGTGAGCACTAGTGCTGAGCGTAACAGCACGACCACCGTCACCGGGTTGTCCGACACGCTGTTAAACGTGTTCGGTACAACGTGTCAGCAGGGATCTTTTATAGAACCAAAGACGGCTCCTTCGCGATGTCTTATACTGCTCTGTTTGGTGGTGTTGATGTTTCTGTACGCCAGCTACTCGGCTAACATTGTCGCACTGATTCAGTCACCCTCAACGAAGATACAAACGCTAGAAGATCTGCTGGCTTCGAGGTTAAGGACAGGTGCGGAGGATACAGTCTACAACCAATACTACTTTCGG CATGAAACAGAACCGATCCGGAAAGCACTGTACGAAcgcaaaatgagaaataaagATGGCACGGAAAACTTCTTACCTCTGGCGCAGGGAGTTGAACTTGTTCGGCAGGGCCACTACGCTTTTCACGTCGAGCAAGGTGTCTGCTACAAAGTAATCAGTGAAACGTTTcaagaagaggaaaaatgtGGCCTACAAGAGGTGGAATATCTGAAAGTTATCGAACCGTACTACGCGGTGCAGAAGAACAGTTCCTTCCGTGAGCCGGTACGTATTAATCTTTTCAAGCTGCGCGAGTTCGGAATACAGGGCCGGGAGAATACACTGCTTTACACGAAAAAACCGCGTTGTGTGGGTGGCAGCAGCTTCATACCGGTGTCGATCGTGGACGTTTGGCCCGCACTGGTAACGTTGGGTTGGGGTTATTTCCTCACCATAACGATGCTCGTTACCGAACATCTTTGGATTCGTTTGCGTGGTCGAGTGCTACCGACGGATGGGTACTTTCAACAGTAA
- the LOC125767814 gene encoding flotillin-1 isoform X1: MVWGFVTCGPNEALVVSGCCHMKPLLVPGGRAFVWPSIQRVQRISLNTMTLQVESPTVYTSQGVPISVTGIAQVKIQGQNEDMLLTACEQFLGKPEAEIQHIALVTLEGHQRAIMGSMTVEEIYKDRKKFSKQVFEVASSDLVNMGITVVSYTLKDIRDEEFNTSDRGYLKSLGMARTAEVKRDARIGEAEARCDATIKEAIAEEQRMAARFLNDTEIAKAQRDFELKKAVYDVEVQTKKAEAEMAYELQAAKTKQRIKEEQMQIKVVERTQEIAVQEQEMQRRERELEATIRRPAEAEKYKLEKLAEANKTRVILEAEAEAEAIKVRGEAEAFAIAAKSKAEAEQMAKKAEAWREYREAAMVDMLLETLPKVAAEVAAPLSQAKKITMVSSGNGEVGAVKLTGEVLQIVNKIPDLVKSITGVDISRSVHAG; encoded by the exons ATGGTTTGGGGGTTTGTTACTTGCGGCCCGAACGAGGCCTTGGTGGTATCAG GATGCTGCCACATGAAGCCACTGTTGGTTCCCGGTGGACGGGCTTTTGTTTGGCCATCGATTCAACGCGTGCAGAG AATCTCACTCAACACCATGACACTGCAGGTGGAAAGCCCGACCGTGTACACTAGTCAGGGTGTACCGATCTCCGTAACCGGGATCGCGCAAGTGAAGATCCAGGGCCAGAACGAGGATATGCTGCTGACTGCGTGCGAGCAGTTTCTTGGCAAACCGGAAGCTGAAATTCAGCACATTGCCCTTGTGACACTCGAGGGACATCAGCGTGCCATTATGGGTTCGATGACGGTTGAGGAGATCTACAAGGATCGCAAGAAATTCTCGAAACAAGTGTTCGAGGTCGCTTCGTCCGATCTGGTAAACATGGGTATTACCGTAGTGTCCTACACGCTCAAGGATATTCGCGACGAGGAG TTTAATACGTCTGATAGG ggaTACCTGAAAAGCCTCGGTATGGCCCGTACGGCGGAAGTGAAGCGTGACGCGCGTATCGGCGAAGCGGAGGCGCGTTGCGATGCGACAATCAAGGAAGCGATCGCCGAGGAGCAACGGATGGCAGCCCGCTTCCTGAACGATACCGAGATCGCGAAGGCTCAGCGCGATTTCGAACTGAAGAAGGCCGTGTACGACGTTGAGGTGCAGACTAAGAAGGCCGAAGCGGAGATGGCATATGAGCTGCAGGCAGCTAAGACGAAGCAGCGCATCAAGGAAGAACAGATGCAGATTAAGGTGGTCGAGCGTACGCAGGAGATTGCCGTACAGGAGCAGGAAATGCAACGTCGAGAGCGCGAACTGGAAGCCACCATCCGTCGGCCAGCCGAAGCAGAAAAGTACAAGCTGGAAAAGTTGGCTGAAGCCAACAAGACGCGCGTCATACTCGAAGCAGAAGCTGAAGCAGAAGCG ATAAAGGTACGCGGAGAAGCTGAAGCGTTTGCTATTGCGGCTAAATCGAAGGCCGAAGCGGAACAGATGGCAAAGAAGGCAGAAGCCTGGAGAGAGTATCGTGAAGCAGCCATGGTGGACATGCTGCTCGAAACACTGCCTAAG gTTGCTGCTGAAGTCGCGGCACCACTGTCACAGGCGAAGAAAATTACAATGGTGTCTAGCGGTAACGGTGAGGTCGGTGCTGTGAAGCTGACCGGTGAAGTGTTACAAATCGTGAACAAGATCCCGGATCTGGTCAAGTCGATCACCGGGGTTGATATTTCGCGG TCCGTACACGCTGGTTAA
- the LOC125767827 gene encoding superoxide dismutase [Cu-Zn]: MLWSATVRMLAFGVAFCGLYLVAGQATIVGRLTDDVEFIDPTVGLGPGGTASGIPLGPGGFRGFEILPRPEPSWKAGATLVADNPEQQIMGTISFRQWAPGHVQTAINATGLPVGKHAVHVHAFGDMREGCKSTGPHFRSSILGNIEVKDDGNAMIDFHSPYINLFGFAGIVGRSIVIHEKPSEIYRFPDLSINNPISFQGEEDTVGARIACGLITILDNVAP, encoded by the exons ATGTTGTGGTCGGCGACAGTGAGGATGTTAGCGTTTGGCGTTGCATTTTGTGGACTGTATTTGGTCGCAGGTCAAGCCACGATCGTTGGCCGGCTTACGGATGATGTGGAATTTATCGATCCAACAGTTGGACTTGGACCGGGTGGTACCGCCAGTGGCATTCCGCTTGGACCGGGAGGATTCCGTGGATTTGAGATACTACCCCGA CCGGAACCCTCGTGGAAGGCAGGCGCAACACTGGTTGCGGACAATCCGGAGCAGCAGATCATGGGAACGATTTCCTTCCGCCAGTGGGCCCCAGGTCACGTCCAGACGGCGATCAATGCTACCGGGCTGCCGGTGGGGAAGCACGCGGTCCATGTGCACGCGTTCGGTGATATGCGCGAGGGATGCAAATCGACCGGACCACACTTTCGCAGCAGTATT CTTGGCAACATCGAGGTAAAGGATGACGGTAACGCGATGATCGACTTCCATAGCCCGTACATTAATCTGTTCGGGTTTGCCGGCATCGTGGGCCGCTCGATCGTGATACACGAGAAACCGTCCGAGATCTACCGGTTTCCGGATTTGTCCATCAACAACCCGATATCGTTCCAGGGTGAGGAGGATACGGTCGGTGCGCGGATTGCTTGCGGTCTTATTACGATTCTTGATAACGTCGCACCTTAG
- the LOC125767823 gene encoding polyprenol reductase, which translates to MFPWFDIRSINLINFLFVNLIVTVVVLGGLLATIETHLPTAIRQTFRYGKHALKGTPDRLVSLLEVPKAWFKHFYIFAAIWALAGFGVMMQTYISGKPAPEYVITFLDTMATNRRMVRTTPTETMIAMTLITLQCLRRFYETWFVQVFSSKLKINLSAYLVGYIHYFGTIVAILSQAEGFTRIGPVALPTNGYRFEPSLSLALAIGVFYYAWFHQYRSNVILANLRKDQTGKVVNQKHSLPTGDYFDVVSSPHMFFEIVMYVVLFGILHRNSSMVYVLLWVLSNQLMNSWLTHQWYVENFSNYPKQRKALVPYVL; encoded by the coding sequence ATGTTCCCGTGGTTCGATATTCGGTCGATCAATCTGATCAACTTTCTGTTCGTCAACCTGATCGTAACCGTCGTGGTTCTCGGTGGATTGTTGGCAACTATCGAGACACATCTACCCACTGCTATTCGGCAGACGTTTCGCTATGGTAAACACGCGCTTAAAGGCACGCCGGATCGTTTGGTCTCTTTGCTGGAGGTACCCAAGGCATGGTTTAAACACTTCTACATCTTTGCTGCTATCTGGGCACTCGCTGGGTTTGGCGTTATGATGCAAACTTACATCTCTGGCAAACCAGCTCCCGAGTACGTGATAACATTCCTCGATACCATGGCTACAAATAGGCGCATGGTGCGCACAACACCGACCGAAACAATGATTGCCATGACGCTGATCACGTTACAATGCTTACGACGGTTCTACGAAACCTGGTTCGTGCAGGTGTTTTCCAGCAAGTTGAAAATCAACCTTTCCGCTTACCTCGTTGGATACATACACTACTTCGGTACGATCGTGGCGATCCTTTCGCAGGCAGAAGGATTCACGCGCATTGGCCCGGTGGCGCTTCCTACCAATGGGTATCGGTTTGAGCCCTCGTTATCGCTTGCCCTAGCTATCGGAGTATTTTACTACGCCTGGTTCCATCAGTATCGATCGAACGTAATCCTTGCCAACTTGCGCAAAGATCAAACCGGTAAGGTGGTCAACCAGAAGCACAGCTTACCGACCGGGGACTACTTCGATGTTGTATCCTCACCGCACATGTTCTTCGAGATCGTGATGTACGTTGTGCTGTTCGGGATTTTGCATCGGAACAGTTCGATGGTTTACGTGCTACTATGGGTGCTTTCGAATCAGCTGATGAACTCCTGGCTAACGCACCAGTGGTacgttgaaaatttttccaacTATCCTAAGCAAAGGAAAGCTCTCGTACCTTACGTTCTGTGA
- the LOC125767833 gene encoding signal recognition particle 9 kDa protein, whose translation MVFVKSWDDFEIAAENMYMANPCQCRFTMKYTHQRGAVLLKLTDNAKCVQYKTEVLSELRRIEKFSGNLIQMMASKE comes from the coding sequence ATGGTGTTTGTAAAGTCGTGGGATGATTTCGAGATCGCGGCCGAAAATATGTACATGGCGAATCCGTGCCAGTGTCGGTTTACGATGAAGTACACGCATCAACGAGGAGCTGTTTTGTTGAAGCTGACCGATAATGCAAAGTGCGTACAGTACAAAACAGAGGTCCTGTCGGAACTGAGACGAATCGAAAAATTCTCCGGGAATCTGATACAAATGATGGCATCGAAGGAATAA